From the genome of Parazoarcus communis, one region includes:
- a CDS encoding putative O-glycosylation ligase, exosortase A system-associated — protein sequence MRDLLITAIVLGTLPFVFRHAWIGVLLWTWLSIMNPHRLTWGFAYDAPFAAMAAGATLIALFSTKDKVSLPRSATSNTLILFIVWMCITTAFAMFPSDSLGQLNKIIKIQLMTLVALAVLHHKLSIQLFVWINALSLGFYGVKGGIYTIQTAGAGRVWGPGGFIGGNNEIGLAILVAIPLMYYLYLVTEQKWIRRGLIGAMLLSAVAVLGTQSRGAFLAIGVMSVVLWWRAPRKALVGAGLVAAGVAVLAIMPWSFSDKVNSITSYEEDSSAMGRINAWETAINIANDRPFGAGFEMYNGLVWGLYAPNPTVDRASDPSIVRAAHSIYFQVLGEHGWIGLGLFLMIGWLVWRDAARLRKRTRDKPEFQWVFHLASMTQVALIGFAVGGAFLSLAYFDLPYNLLVIIVVLQRWLNLQVSENANNPAPAARGAVGSPHPVTGFVGDRQ from the coding sequence ATGCGTGATCTGCTTATTACCGCAATCGTGCTGGGGACGCTGCCGTTTGTTTTTCGCCATGCCTGGATCGGGGTGCTGTTATGGACCTGGCTCAGCATCATGAACCCCCATCGCCTCACTTGGGGCTTCGCCTACGACGCTCCGTTCGCCGCAATGGCGGCAGGCGCGACCCTGATCGCGCTCTTCTCCACCAAGGACAAGGTAAGCTTGCCGCGCAGCGCAACCTCGAACACCTTGATACTGTTCATCGTATGGATGTGCATCACCACCGCATTTGCAATGTTCCCCAGCGATTCGCTCGGGCAACTCAACAAGATCATCAAGATCCAGCTGATGACACTGGTTGCGCTGGCGGTGCTGCACCACAAGCTCAGTATCCAGTTGTTCGTCTGGATCAACGCGCTCTCGCTCGGTTTTTACGGGGTCAAGGGCGGTATTTACACGATCCAGACCGCTGGCGCCGGGCGGGTGTGGGGCCCCGGCGGGTTCATCGGCGGCAACAACGAGATCGGGCTAGCAATTCTGGTAGCCATCCCGCTCATGTACTACCTTTACTTGGTGACCGAGCAAAAATGGATACGGCGAGGCTTGATCGGCGCGATGCTGCTGTCTGCAGTGGCTGTGCTGGGTACTCAATCGCGCGGGGCCTTTCTGGCGATTGGGGTCATGTCCGTGGTGCTATGGTGGCGAGCGCCGCGAAAGGCTCTGGTGGGTGCCGGCTTGGTTGCGGCGGGCGTTGCAGTGCTGGCAATCATGCCTTGGTCATTTTCGGACAAAGTCAACTCGATCACGTCTTATGAAGAGGATTCGTCCGCCATGGGGCGGATCAACGCTTGGGAAACCGCGATCAACATCGCCAACGATCGCCCCTTTGGCGCGGGCTTCGAGATGTACAACGGACTGGTCTGGGGGCTCTATGCGCCAAATCCGACTGTCGATAGAGCATCGGACCCGTCCATTGTCCGCGCTGCTCACAGCATTTATTTCCAGGTGTTGGGGGAGCATGGCTGGATCGGGCTTGGGCTGTTCCTGATGATCGGGTGGCTGGTATGGCGGGATGCAGCGCGTTTACGAAAGCGAACGCGGGATAAGCCCGAATTCCAGTGGGTGTTTCACCTCGCCAGCATGACGCAGGTGGCGCTGATTGGCTTCGCCGTGGGGGGCGCCTTCCTGAGCCTTGCCTATTTCGATCTTCCATACAATCTGCTGGTGATCATCGTGGTTCTGCAACGCTGGCTTAACCTGCAGGTATCCGAAAACGCGAACAACCCGGCGCCTGCCGCTCGTGGCGCAGTGGGCAGTCCGCACCCTGTCACCGGATTCGTGGGGGATAGACAATAG
- a CDS encoding polysaccharide deacetylase family protein: MFLIRSLNAVFSPGGRHGRLSTLIFHRVLAQPDPLFPEEPDARRFDELMSWVGASFNVVPLDQALTQLRAGTLPPRALAITFDDGYADNCEIAMPILRRHGMNATFFVATEFLDGGRMWNDTIIEAIRRTAAQALNLSDLGLGTHDLSSVTKRRQAIDRLLPAIKYLALDQRCAMVDVLEQRCAVALPNDLMMTSGQVCELRDGGMSIGGHTCSHPILARLDERAARDEIVENKSRLERMLGQAIELFAYPNGKPGADYLARDVGLVREAGYRFAVSTSAGVARQDCDPFQIPRFTPWDRTQFRFGIRMARNMFSASSVAA, encoded by the coding sequence GTGTTCCTCATCCGATCCCTGAACGCGGTTTTCTCTCCGGGGGGGCGCCATGGGCGGCTTTCCACCCTGATCTTCCATCGCGTGCTGGCGCAGCCAGACCCCTTGTTTCCGGAGGAGCCGGACGCGCGGCGGTTCGACGAGCTGATGTCGTGGGTTGGTGCGTCTTTCAATGTGGTCCCGCTCGACCAGGCGCTTACTCAGCTGCGTGCTGGGACGCTGCCGCCCCGGGCACTGGCGATCACCTTCGATGATGGTTATGCAGACAACTGCGAGATCGCAATGCCGATCCTGCGCCGGCATGGCATGAACGCCACCTTCTTCGTCGCAACGGAGTTTCTCGATGGCGGCCGCATGTGGAACGACACCATCATCGAGGCGATCCGTCGCACCGCCGCGCAGGCGCTGAATCTGTCGGACCTCGGGCTGGGAACGCACGATCTGTCGTCCGTGACCAAACGCCGGCAGGCGATCGACAGGCTACTGCCGGCGATAAAGTACCTTGCACTCGACCAGCGTTGCGCCATGGTGGACGTCCTGGAGCAACGCTGCGCGGTAGCGCTGCCGAACGATCTGATGATGACCAGCGGGCAAGTCTGCGAACTGCGCGACGGCGGCATGTCCATAGGCGGTCACACCTGCAGTCACCCCATACTCGCGCGGCTGGATGAGCGCGCAGCGCGGGACGAGATCGTCGAGAACAAGTCAAGGTTGGAACGAATGCTTGGGCAAGCAATCGAGCTGTTTGCCTACCCCAATGGCAAGCCGGGCGCCGACTACCTCGCCCGCGATGTTGGTCTGGTTCGAGAGGCGGGCTACCGCTTTGCCGTGTCCACCTCCGCAGGCGTGGCAAGGCAGGACTGCGATCCATTCCAGATCCCACGGTTTACCCCATGGGACAGGACGCAGTTTCGCTTCGGCATCCGGATGGCACGCAACATGTTCAGCGCAAGCTCGGTGGCGGCGTGA
- a CDS encoding polysaccharide lyase, with protein MPLDDSPQGMTCHFYSKAARLSWQQKGGDWRDAAGSAYGDLSYVRDSVAKGDALQTFRLDVSPLARDWIAGKAPVGSIFLRNTGGGRAGIVNFASREHPDVAQRPKLTVSWDDGVRAEENAVADTHFSCPNHRSYGGEKVFKVGGGHNAVLVFPFKARAGRTLVSAHLQLSSDKQYGPQSSIGVFAPAPGGSAQPSTSGGLADGFPNDVGIASHPDVIFADRFEERGWQAFWSGIDARSAAEMISEDRGNGFEPLTGRALRVTLAKGVNTALNAHLRFAALRDGEPEEAYFRYYLRLGENWNPTIDGGKMPGFSGTYGRAGWGMRKSDGVNGWSTRGAFFQQTSSSGVAAALRGVGSYVYHADMEGLSGDTWGWSLGPSGLLQKNRWYSVEQRVRMNSLGKADGVLQAWIDGQLVFERKNLRFREVPDLKIESVWMNVYHGGVRPAPHDMSLYIDNLVVARKYIGPMKVAE; from the coding sequence GTGCCCCTGGACGACTCGCCGCAGGGCATGACTTGTCATTTCTATTCGAAGGCGGCTCGGCTGAGCTGGCAGCAGAAAGGCGGTGACTGGCGCGATGCCGCTGGCTCGGCGTACGGCGATCTTTCTTACGTCCGCGATTCGGTTGCCAAAGGCGACGCGCTGCAGACGTTTCGACTCGATGTAAGCCCTCTGGCGAGAGACTGGATTGCGGGAAAGGCGCCGGTGGGCAGCATATTCTTGCGCAACACCGGTGGGGGGCGTGCCGGCATCGTGAACTTCGCGAGTCGCGAACATCCTGATGTCGCCCAGCGCCCCAAACTGACGGTGAGCTGGGATGACGGCGTGAGAGCGGAAGAGAACGCGGTTGCAGACACCCATTTTTCCTGTCCGAACCATCGCAGTTACGGTGGAGAGAAGGTGTTCAAGGTTGGCGGAGGACACAACGCGGTGCTTGTGTTCCCGTTCAAGGCTCGCGCGGGCCGAACGCTGGTATCTGCGCACCTTCAACTGTCCAGTGACAAGCAGTACGGCCCCCAGTCGTCGATCGGAGTGTTTGCCCCCGCGCCTGGTGGCAGCGCGCAGCCGTCGACTTCCGGCGGTCTGGCCGACGGCTTTCCGAATGATGTCGGAATCGCAAGCCATCCCGACGTGATCTTCGCCGACCGCTTCGAAGAGCGGGGATGGCAAGCCTTCTGGTCCGGCATCGATGCGCGCTCCGCCGCAGAGATGATCAGCGAGGACCGGGGCAATGGCTTCGAACCGCTAACCGGGCGTGCGTTGCGCGTGACCCTGGCCAAAGGGGTCAATACCGCCCTGAATGCCCATCTGCGCTTCGCCGCCCTCCGTGACGGTGAACCGGAGGAGGCCTACTTCCGCTACTACCTTCGCCTTGGAGAAAACTGGAATCCGACGATCGACGGTGGAAAGATGCCGGGCTTCTCGGGCACCTACGGCAGGGCGGGATGGGGAATGCGCAAATCTGACGGCGTGAATGGTTGGTCCACGCGCGGCGCGTTCTTTCAACAAACCTCGAGTTCGGGTGTCGCAGCGGCGTTGCGCGGCGTGGGCTCCTACGTCTACCACGCCGATATGGAAGGGCTCTCAGGCGATACCTGGGGCTGGAGCCTCGGCCCCTCGGGGCTGCTGCAGAAGAACCGCTGGTATAGCGTCGAGCAGCGCGTTCGAATGAACTCCCTGGGCAAGGCGGACGGGGTGCTGCAAGCCTGGATCGACGGTCAGCTCGTGTTCGAACGAAAGAACCTCCGCTTCCGTGAAGTTCCGGACCTTAAAATCGAATCGGTGTGGATGAACGTCTATCACGGTGGCGTGAGACCCGCCCCGCACGACATGAGCCTCTACATCGATAACCTGGTCGTGGCGCGGAAGTACATCGGGCCGATGAAGGTGGCCGAATAG
- a CDS encoding polysaccharide pyruvyl transferase family protein has product MNLYWCKTTPPNVGDALNEWIWPRLIPELEQLFPESVLFGIGSILDERINSHRTTYVIGSGARGPAHGVKIRHDLHVMAVRGPLTAEALGIDECKSTTDPAALLAYHYVRPSSRAAQIGVVPYFSSPHDFWQEIANEMGLSLISPHMSVPDFLDSISQCDFVISEAMHGAIIADALRIPWYPIRSNSIEREGMTNKFKWTDWCSSIGIDFKPKDLPPIWPRQPGLLSAAKYRLKRFEITRVLHGIINGRVRYLSNELVFRERTEKLLSIIHEFRTSPAR; this is encoded by the coding sequence ATGAATCTTTACTGGTGTAAAACCACCCCACCTAATGTCGGCGACGCCCTGAACGAGTGGATCTGGCCACGGCTAATTCCGGAACTAGAGCAGCTTTTCCCCGAATCGGTTCTATTCGGAATTGGCTCGATTCTCGACGAACGCATTAACTCTCATCGAACAACTTATGTGATTGGCAGCGGCGCTAGAGGCCCAGCACACGGAGTAAAGATCCGTCACGACTTACACGTCATGGCAGTTCGAGGCCCCCTAACGGCGGAGGCCCTAGGAATCGACGAATGTAAATCCACAACTGACCCAGCAGCGTTGTTGGCCTATCATTACGTCAGACCGTCCTCACGAGCCGCTCAAATTGGCGTCGTCCCATATTTTTCGTCTCCCCACGATTTCTGGCAGGAAATCGCAAACGAGATGGGATTGTCCTTAATTTCGCCGCACATGAGCGTTCCGGACTTTCTTGATTCAATTAGCCAGTGCGACTTTGTCATCTCCGAAGCGATGCATGGAGCCATTATCGCGGACGCACTTCGAATTCCTTGGTACCCAATACGCTCCAATAGCATCGAAAGAGAGGGAATGACAAATAAGTTCAAATGGACTGACTGGTGCAGTTCGATCGGCATTGACTTCAAACCCAAGGATCTTCCTCCGATATGGCCCAGACAGCCCGGGCTACTCTCCGCTGCGAAATATAGACTTAAGAGGTTTGAGATAACAAGAGTCCTCCATGGAATAATTAACGGAAGGGTACGTTATTTGTCGAACGAACTCGTGTTTCGCGAACGAACGGAGAAGTTACTTTCTATTATCCACGAGTTTAGGACATCGCCCGCCCGGTAG